ACAATGATAGATTATTTTTCGGTTGTTGATGAGACATTTGAAGATAGTCATATGTGGCAAAAGGCTCGATTGATTTTATTAGTGTATTATTTGTATCAACAAGAAATTAAGAACCGATTGGATTATCGTATTGGCTATGTGAAACTATTTGCACCGCCGGAACAAGACATAAAAATCATAGAACATGATTTTGAAGTTATTGTTGAGAAAATCAGAAATGGAAAGGCACATGAATTGTCTGAAGGAGATACCTTATATCTGGGAGCAGCACCCAAAGCGGCAACCTCGAAAGATAGAAGAAAGCAACCATTCAGTGATGAGTTAGCGAAACCACGGGCCTTTGCATTCAAAAATTCATACATGACCTATGTTCTTAATAATTATATTATTCCAGGAAAGAATACCTATGAGCCAATCATTAAAGAAAATGCAGAAGATTCTTTTGAAGATTATGTTGTGCGAAGAATAGATGCTTATTATGATTGGTCAGTTAGTGATTTATGCAATACATTTCATATTGAGTATCAGAAAAAGCCGAAAAGCCTGGAAGCAATGTTGGCATATCGGATGTTAGGAATAAAGGGAAATCATGCGGAAGAATTTGAAAAAGCTAATGTTGTAGTTAAAACCATACGTATTGAGAAAAATAACAAGATAAAGGAAAATATGTCATTCCCAACTTTTAAATTTAAAGAGTTGGTTAAGGAAGATTGGGATGATTCCACATTTGGAAACTATTTGCGTGAAACAAGATTCCTTTTTATTGTATATAAGTATGATCAACAGGGAGAGCTTCGGCTGAAAGGATGTCAGTTCTGGAATATTCCTTATGATGATTTGGAAGGTAATGTAAAATCAGTGTGGGAAAAGACACAGAAGGTGCTTCGTGAGGGTATTGAGATAGAACGGAGAAATGGAAAGAATTATAATAACTTTCCGAAGTCTACAGAGAACCCAGTATGTCATGTGAGACCACATGCACAGAATTCGAAAGATACTTATGAGCTTCCTGATGGAAGACAGTATCCGAAACAGTGTTTCTGGTTAAATAATAGTTACATTTTGTCACAGTTGGATAAGCGTTTTGTTGAGGATTGATAAATGAGTAATAAAGAATATAAAACACCAGAAGAAGTGAAAAAAAGAGCAGAAGAAGCAATTGGACATTCTTTTAAAGAAGTTTTTGAATTGGCACAGGAATTTCGTGAGAAAAATAACTTAAAAGAGAGACATGGAAAAGGAGATATTGGACAGGCATATGAAGAAGGTTGGTTCAATTATGCGTGTAATGAAGAGGCTGAACCGGATTTTAAAGAAGCTGATATTGAATTGAAAGTAACCCCGTTTTTAATCAATAGTAGAGGATATAGAGCAAAAGAAAGATTATCTCTTGGGAAAATCAATTATAGAGATGAAAACTGGAATGAGTATGAAGAAAGCAGATTTTGGACAAAAAATCATCATTTGCTTGTTATGTATTATCAGTATATTAAAGGTTTAAAACGTGAAAATTTTAGTGTAGAGAAGATAGATGAGATTTTGCTGGAAGAATTACCAGAAAGAGATCAGATGATTATTCGGCATGATTGGGAAAAAATTGCAAGTTATGTAAAAGAGGGGAAAGCACATGAATTGTCAGAACGGGACTTTATGTATCTGAGCCCTGCTAGAAAAGGCAGTGGAGGGGATGAAAAAGTAAAGTATGATGACAGATATCCTAAAGCAAAACCAAGAGCATATTCTTTTAAAAAGTCATATATGACAAAATTATTTAATGAAAGAGTGCTTGCCTCTGAGGAAACATCTTATATTTTGCCAGATACAGTATTGCCAAAGGAAAAAGAATTTGATGATATTTTGATGGAAACATTAAAACCATATTTTGGAAGGACTGTTGATTCGTTAAAAAAAGAATTTCCTAATTATCGAAGCGGATATAGCGAGAAGAACGATATCATCAAGCAGATATATAAGAGTAAGGGTGACTTGGAAGAAACAGATGAATTTCAAAAAGCTAACTATAGATTACGTACTCTTACAGTAGATGCAAAAGGAATGCCGACACAGGATATGTCATTTTCAGCGTTTGATTTTGAAGCATTAGTGAAAGAAAAAACTTGGAAAGATTCCATTGTCTATGATGAAATGATAGATTCAAAATTTTTACTTGTGATATTTTCTAAGAATTCAGAAGGAAAAGAAATTTTAAATAATGCTATGATATGGTATATCCCTAAAAAAGATGAGAATAAGGTAAAGGAAGTTTGGAAAGAAACGAGAAGTGTGATTAAGAATGGAATAGTATTACAACAGAGAGTATCACATGATAGAAATGGAAAACTGATATTTACATATGAGAATAATTTCCCAAAGAGCAAGTTCAATAAAGTTGCACATGTAAGAAACAAAGCCGGGGAAAGTGAATATTTTGGTGAAAGTGGCAATTCAGTGAAGCTGAAAAAGCCTGCAGAAGTTATCACCTTAAAAGTAATTCCAGAGGAATTAAAAGGTGTTCCGGTGCCTACAGGGGAATATATGACAAAACAGTGTTTTTGGTTCAACAAAAAATATATGAAACAGCAGATTAAGGATTATATAAAAACATACTAAAAATCAAAAAAGGATCTTTACAAGAATATAAAAATCAGTTATTATATTCAAGAACGATCGTTCGAATAAGAAAAGAAGAGGTAGGAAAAGTGAAGAAAACAGTTTGCGAATTGTTTGCCGGAGTAGGTGGCTTTAGATGTGGACTTAATAATATAAGAACAGCGGAAGATTATGGTAAAGAAGAAAAATGGGATACAGTTTGGTTTAGTCAGTGGGAGCCGGCGGAGAAAAGTACACAGTACGCACATGACTGTTATGTATATCGATTTGGAACAAGATTAGATAAAAATGGTGAAGATACTACTAACTACAATATTGAAGATGTAGATAAAACAACACTTCCAGACTTCAATTTGTTGGTCGGAGGATTTCCGTGCCAGGATTATTCAGTAGCATCTTCATTGGCTACGTCTAAAGGACTTGAAGGGAAAAAAGGAATTTTATGGTGGTCGATACGTGAGACATTGGAAGCAAAGAAACCACCATTTGTATTATTAGAAAATGTAGACAGATTATTGAAATCCCCAGCTAAACAAAGAGGCAGAGATTTTGGCGTGATTCTTGCATGTTTTCGAGATGAAGGTTACACCGTAGAATGGCGAGTAATCAATGCTGCGGAATATGGGTATCAGCAGAGAAGACGCCGAACATTTATTTTTGCTTATAAAAATGATACAAAATATGCGGATAGAATTTTAAAAGAAATTCAGTATACTGAGAAATTGGAAGAAGATAAAAAAATAGAGTGTATGGAAAAGGCAGTTATTGAAGATGGATTTTTCGCAAAAACATTTTCTGTAAATAGAGCGGAAAATGCTAAGATGAAAGTTAAGGAATTGCCAGCAGAAGTGGGAGAAGTATCAGATACATTTCAATGTGCATTTGAAAATTCTGGAATAATGAAGGACGGAATAATCTATACAATAAAAACTGTACCGAATTATCATGGAAAACAAATAACATTAGGAGATGTTATGGAGACTGGAAAAGTCGAAGAACAGTACTTCATTCCAGAGGAAAAATTATATTATACAGATCCGTCTGTGACACATAGTGATGAAACAGAGCAACGTCTTCCAAAAGAAGATAGACAGACTTGGCAGTATCTGAAAGGTGCCAAAAAATTGTTGCGAACAAGTTCTACTGGTCATGAATATGTTTTCTCAGAGGGAGCGATTTCTATGATTGATCAAGAAGACAAGCCAGCACGCACAATGCTGACATCAGAAGGTGGATTTAGTAGAACTACCCATATTGTGAAAGATAAGATGACAGGAGGAGTTAGATTGCTTACAGCCACAGAAGCAGAACGTATTCAGGGATTCCCTACTAATCATACGAAATATTGTTTGGTTAAAGGTGAAACAGTGGAAATGCCGTTGAGAAAACGTAGATTTATGATGGGAAATGCGTTGGTGGTTAATTTGGTTGAGGATATGGAGAAGACGTTGGATAACATATTCGATGAAGAGTGATGCGTTTACACTATTTGAAAAAAGTTATTTCTGCAAAAGAGGTATTTAGATGAATGATATGACTGTTTATTCTTATATAAATGATATTGCACAACGGTTAAAAAATCCAAGAAAATATGGCGATGTTTCGTTGATGATTGGAGCTGGATTTTCAAAAAATGCACGAAGTAAAGGTATGGCAAGTATACAGCCGCCAAATTGGAGTGAACTTGCAGAAAAAATGTATGAGGAGTTATATCCAGAACCATTAGAAGTACAAGAAAAAGAAGAATGGAATAAACAAAGGATTATAAAGACATCTGGAAAAAATGTCACAAAGCTGGCAGATGAATATATTGCTAATTTTGATAGAAATAAAATAAATAATTTAATAGAACAGTCTATTGCAGACGAAATGTTTGTCCCTGGAGAATTACACAAAAGACTTTTAAAATTACATTGGTCAGATATTTTTACGACAAATTATGATACTCTGTTGGAGCAGACGGTGGATATGATTTACCGTGAGAACAATTATGAAATTATATATTCTCAAAACGACTTGCCAGGAAGTATAAAGCCACGGATAATTAAGTTGCATGGCAGTATTCCCCATGTAAAACCATACATAATAAGTGATGAAAATTATAGGACATATCCAGACCAATATTCAGCATTA
This is a stretch of genomic DNA from Marvinbryantia formatexigens DSM 14469. It encodes these proteins:
- a CDS encoding Sau3AI family type II restriction endonuclease yields the protein MDYFKEYDETDPISIETYAKRLIGKTFADVCKQDDITKAMVVRETTNYEVKHENKKRKGGLGEIIEERFFHYQTNNDARPDFDKAGVELKVTPYKQNKNGTLVAKERLILTMIDYFSVVDETFEDSHMWQKARLILLVYYLYQQEIKNRLDYRIGYVKLFAPPEQDIKIIEHDFEVIVEKIRNGKAHELSEGDTLYLGAAPKAATSKDRRKQPFSDELAKPRAFAFKNSYMTYVLNNYIIPGKNTYEPIIKENAEDSFEDYVVRRIDAYYDWSVSDLCNTFHIEYQKKPKSLEAMLAYRMLGIKGNHAEEFEKANVVVKTIRIEKNNKIKENMSFPTFKFKELVKEDWDDSTFGNYLRETRFLFIVYKYDQQGELRLKGCQFWNIPYDDLEGNVKSVWEKTQKVLREGIEIERRNGKNYNNFPKSTENPVCHVRPHAQNSKDTYELPDGRQYPKQCFWLNNSYILSQLDKRFVED
- a CDS encoding Sau3AI family type II restriction endonuclease, whose product is MSNKEYKTPEEVKKRAEEAIGHSFKEVFELAQEFREKNNLKERHGKGDIGQAYEEGWFNYACNEEAEPDFKEADIELKVTPFLINSRGYRAKERLSLGKINYRDENWNEYEESRFWTKNHHLLVMYYQYIKGLKRENFSVEKIDEILLEELPERDQMIIRHDWEKIASYVKEGKAHELSERDFMYLSPARKGSGGDEKVKYDDRYPKAKPRAYSFKKSYMTKLFNERVLASEETSYILPDTVLPKEKEFDDILMETLKPYFGRTVDSLKKEFPNYRSGYSEKNDIIKQIYKSKGDLEETDEFQKANYRLRTLTVDAKGMPTQDMSFSAFDFEALVKEKTWKDSIVYDEMIDSKFLLVIFSKNSEGKEILNNAMIWYIPKKDENKVKEVWKETRSVIKNGIVLQQRVSHDRNGKLIFTYENNFPKSKFNKVAHVRNKAGESEYFGESGNSVKLKKPAEVITLKVIPEELKGVPVPTGEYMTKQCFWFNKKYMKQQIKDYIKTY
- the dcm gene encoding DNA (cytosine-5-)-methyltransferase; this translates as MKKTVCELFAGVGGFRCGLNNIRTAEDYGKEEKWDTVWFSQWEPAEKSTQYAHDCYVYRFGTRLDKNGEDTTNYNIEDVDKTTLPDFNLLVGGFPCQDYSVASSLATSKGLEGKKGILWWSIRETLEAKKPPFVLLENVDRLLKSPAKQRGRDFGVILACFRDEGYTVEWRVINAAEYGYQQRRRRTFIFAYKNDTKYADRILKEIQYTEKLEEDKKIECMEKAVIEDGFFAKTFSVNRAENAKMKVKELPAEVGEVSDTFQCAFENSGIMKDGIIYTIKTVPNYHGKQITLGDVMETGKVEEQYFIPEEKLYYTDPSVTHSDETEQRLPKEDRQTWQYLKGAKKLLRTSSTGHEYVFSEGAISMIDQEDKPARTMLTSEGGFSRTTHIVKDKMTGGVRLLTATEAERIQGFPTNHTKYCLVKGETVEMPLRKRRFMMGNALVVNLVEDMEKTLDNIFDEE